The Streptomyces sp. HUAS CB01 genome has a segment encoding these proteins:
- a CDS encoding STAS domain-containing protein, giving the protein MSVAESVAVHSGTADPGPCGTPGRRNDSPAISYCRTIDRTLVIALRGVIDRESVYPLRLMLTVGVKSGYSRLVVDCAEITECDNELLELFLSWKRHDRNIVLVHPSCPVRDLIAAEISRRLFLCALSVKHALDLMEC; this is encoded by the coding sequence ATGAGCGTCGCAGAGTCGGTCGCGGTCCATTCGGGTACCGCCGACCCCGGACCCTGCGGCACTCCCGGGCGACGGAACGACTCACCGGCGATCTCCTACTGCCGGACCATCGACCGCACGCTGGTCATCGCGCTCCGCGGGGTGATCGACCGGGAGAGCGTCTACCCCCTGCGGCTGATGCTGACCGTCGGCGTGAAGTCCGGGTACTCGCGACTCGTCGTCGACTGCGCGGAAATCACCGAGTGCGACAACGAGTTGCTGGAGCTCTTTCTCTCCTGGAAGCGCCACGACCGGAACATCGTTCTGGTCCATCCGTCCTGTCCGGTGCGCGATCTGATTGCCGCCGAGATTTCCCGACGGCTCTTTCTCTGTGCCCTCTCGGTCAAGCACGCACTGGACCTGATGGAGTGCTGA
- a CDS encoding PP2C family protein-serine/threonine phosphatase gives MPYIAVTALSDVGLVREHNEDSLVAGPWTLCGTVTENPQTLLFPLGTPLVAAVADGLGGQPAGEVASALVVRQLAALGPALDDEDDVGEALNMCNHMVYSAADGNPDLLTMGTTVAGVVVLHDRVTVFNVGDSKVYDAAQDGLRQLSVDDSPPPRPGRRVTTAVTQTLGGGPSYTPVTPHVTTASLAPGDRCLVCTDGLTDPVPDEELHSLLRVHDDGRAAYELWKAAIEAGGPDNITLALVRIGE, from the coding sequence ATGCCGTACATAGCCGTGACCGCCCTGAGCGACGTCGGGCTGGTCCGCGAGCACAACGAGGACAGTCTCGTCGCCGGCCCCTGGACGCTGTGCGGCACGGTGACCGAGAACCCGCAGACGCTGCTCTTCCCGCTGGGCACCCCGCTCGTCGCCGCGGTCGCCGACGGCCTCGGCGGGCAGCCCGCGGGCGAGGTGGCCAGTGCGCTCGTCGTGCGGCAGCTCGCCGCGCTCGGCCCCGCGCTGGACGACGAGGACGATGTCGGCGAGGCGCTGAACATGTGCAACCACATGGTGTACTCGGCCGCCGACGGCAACCCCGACCTGCTCACGATGGGCACAACGGTCGCGGGCGTCGTCGTCCTGCACGACCGGGTGACGGTGTTCAACGTCGGCGACAGCAAGGTGTACGACGCGGCCCAGGACGGACTGCGGCAGCTGAGCGTGGACGACAGCCCGCCGCCCCGGCCGGGGCGGCGGGTCACCACGGCGGTCACCCAGACGCTCGGCGGCGGCCCCTCCTACACACCCGTCACGCCCCACGTCACGACCGCCTCCCTGGCGCCCGGCGACCGCTGCCTCGTGTGCACCGACGGGCTCACGGACCCCGTGCCGGACGAGGAACTCCACTCCCTGCTGCGGGTCCACGACGACGGCAGGGCCGCGTACGAGCTGTGGAAGGCCGCCATCGAGGCGGGCGGCCCGGACAACATCACGCTGGCGCTGGTGCGCATCGGCGAATGA
- a CDS encoding phytase, with protein MSRPLPFRPATAVLGMVLVASAALPAAAQSPEASPGPAEPTASALPAVTPTAEAPTLYDDEAGGHANADDPAIWRNAADPGRSLVIATAKEGGLRVYDLDARPVQSIAAPGPGRPGDAPGRFNNVDLVHGLRLPSGRADVAVTTDRGHDRLRVHRIDRGRPGGPLVDITDPAVPPVFSRNQDEINGQRTAYGLATWTDRADGRSYALVSRRASTEVALLELRPTAAGTVTYRTVRTLKLPASFRLPDGTAWTPCGEPGDAPQVEGMVVDPANGMLYAGQEDVGIWRVRADLTGAPRLVDKVREFGVPAAYDEATEECVAGTDPGFGGERLSSDVEGLTLVTEPGGDGYLLASSQGDDTFALYDREVGDRNEYEGGFRVTAASAGLDGSEESDGAAALNARLGAKYPNGLLVVQDGHDTPGDGDREATGFKFVDLGAVLKRVGR; from the coding sequence GTGAGCAGACCCCTTCCCTTCCGGCCGGCCACCGCCGTCCTGGGCATGGTCCTCGTGGCGTCCGCCGCCCTCCCGGCCGCCGCACAGAGCCCCGAGGCGTCCCCCGGCCCCGCCGAACCCACCGCCTCCGCCCTGCCGGCCGTCACCCCGACGGCCGAGGCGCCGACCCTCTACGACGACGAGGCGGGCGGCCACGCGAACGCGGACGACCCCGCGATCTGGCGCAACGCCGCCGACCCCGGCCGCAGCCTGGTGATCGCGACGGCCAAGGAGGGCGGACTGCGGGTGTACGACCTCGACGCCCGCCCGGTGCAGTCGATCGCGGCGCCCGGGCCCGGCCGTCCGGGCGACGCACCCGGCCGCTTCAACAACGTGGACCTCGTGCACGGACTGCGGCTGCCCTCCGGGCGCGCCGACGTCGCCGTGACCACCGACCGCGGCCACGACCGGCTGCGCGTCCACCGCATCGACCGCGGACGCCCCGGCGGGCCCCTCGTCGACATCACCGACCCCGCCGTGCCGCCGGTCTTCTCCCGGAACCAGGACGAGATCAACGGGCAGCGCACCGCGTACGGCCTCGCCACCTGGACCGACCGGGCCGACGGCCGCTCGTACGCGCTGGTCAGCCGGCGCGCGAGCACCGAGGTCGCGCTGCTGGAACTGCGGCCGACCGCCGCGGGGACGGTCACCTACCGGACGGTGCGCACCCTGAAGCTGCCCGCCTCCTTCCGGCTGCCCGACGGCACCGCCTGGACGCCGTGCGGTGAGCCCGGGGACGCGCCGCAGGTCGAGGGAATGGTCGTCGACCCGGCGAACGGCATGCTCTACGCAGGCCAGGAGGACGTCGGGATCTGGCGCGTCAGGGCCGACCTGACCGGCGCTCCCCGGCTCGTCGACAAGGTCCGCGAGTTCGGCGTGCCCGCCGCCTACGACGAGGCGACCGAGGAGTGCGTCGCGGGCACGGACCCCGGCTTCGGCGGCGAGCGCCTGTCCTCCGACGTCGAGGGGCTGACCCTGGTCACCGAGCCCGGTGGCGACGGGTACCTCCTGGCGTCGAGCCAGGGCGACGACACCTTCGCGCTGTACGACCGTGAGGTGGGCGACCGCAACGAGTACGAGGGCGGTTTCCGCGTCACCGCCGCCTCGGCCGGCCTCGACGGCTCCGAGGAGTCCGACGGCGCGGCCGCGCTGAACGCGCGGCTCGGCGCGAAGTACCCGAACGGCCTGCTCGTCGTGCAGGACGGTCACGACACACCGGGCGACGGCGACCGTGAGGCCACCGGCTTCAAGTTCGTGGACCTCGGCGCCGTGCTGAAGCGCGTCGGCCGCTGA
- a CDS encoding magnesium and cobalt transport protein CorA, protein MSDRRPRATRAGRWPLRTSGHGRQQADPAPEHSMDPRAEHESQEPAPLERSIVDAALYRDGHRMETPVSLAEIYHRLPGEPGTMAWIGLFRPSPAQLWEAAEQFGLHELAVEDAIVAHQRPKLERYGKTLFVVLRPARYLDEAEEVDFGEIHVFVGPEFVLTVRHSQTPDLAVVRSRLEADPELLALGPEAVLYAILDAVVDGYAPVIAGLQHDIDEIETEVFRGDPQVSRRIYELSREVVDFQRATRPLMAIMNGLQAGFQKYGTNEELQRYLRDVADHATTVAERVNGFRQALGDILTVNATLVSQAQNEEMKMLAEAGHAQNNEIKKISSWAAILFAPTLIGTVYGMNFVHMPELDWRFGYPFAVALMLLVCVSLYFVFKHRDWL, encoded by the coding sequence ATGTCCGACAGGCGTCCACGCGCGACAAGGGCGGGCAGGTGGCCGCTCCGGACCTCCGGTCACGGCCGGCAGCAGGCCGACCCCGCTCCCGAGCACTCCATGGATCCACGGGCGGAGCACGAGTCGCAGGAGCCGGCACCCCTCGAACGCAGCATCGTCGACGCCGCGCTCTACCGCGACGGGCACCGCATGGAGACGCCCGTCTCACTGGCGGAGATCTACCACCGGCTCCCCGGCGAGCCGGGCACGATGGCCTGGATCGGGCTGTTCCGACCCTCCCCCGCCCAGCTGTGGGAGGCGGCGGAGCAGTTCGGACTGCACGAACTGGCGGTCGAGGACGCCATCGTCGCCCATCAGCGCCCGAAGCTGGAGCGGTACGGGAAGACGCTCTTCGTCGTGCTGCGCCCGGCCCGGTACCTCGACGAGGCCGAGGAGGTGGACTTCGGCGAGATCCACGTCTTCGTCGGGCCCGAGTTCGTCCTCACCGTGCGGCACAGCCAGACCCCGGACCTGGCGGTCGTGCGCAGCCGGCTGGAGGCCGACCCGGAACTGCTGGCCCTGGGCCCCGAGGCGGTGCTCTACGCCATCCTGGACGCGGTCGTCGACGGCTACGCCCCGGTCATCGCGGGCCTCCAGCACGACATCGACGAGATCGAGACCGAGGTCTTCCGCGGCGACCCGCAGGTCTCCCGGCGGATCTACGAGCTGTCCCGCGAGGTCGTCGACTTCCAGCGGGCCACCCGCCCGCTCATGGCGATCATGAACGGGCTCCAGGCCGGATTCCAGAAGTACGGCACGAACGAGGAGCTCCAGCGCTACCTGCGGGACGTCGCCGACCACGCCACCACCGTCGCCGAGCGGGTCAACGGCTTCCGGCAGGCGCTCGGCGACATCCTCACCGTCAACGCCACCCTCGTCTCGCAGGCGCAGAACGAGGAGATGAAGATGCTCGCCGAGGCGGGCCACGCCCAGAACAACGAGATCAAGAAGATCTCCAGCTGGGCCGCCATCCTCTTCGCACCCACCCTCATCGGCACCGTCTACGGCATGAACTTCGTCCACATGCCCGAGCTCGACTGGCGCTTCGGCTACCCGTTCGCCGTCGCGCTGATGCTGCTGGTGTGCGTCAGCCTGTACTTCGTCTTCAAGCACCGGGACTGGCTCTAG
- a CDS encoding DoxX family protein, translated as MKLPTDRARHSTGPEAGGAAVTVGAADAGVLLLRLAVGLILAGHGAQKLFGWFGGPGLEATGKGFSQLGWDPGVFFAGLAGVSEFLGGLGLAAGLLTPLSAAACVGVMVNAMAVAPDIDLWSAAGTAFAYPMLLAVGALTVAAVGPLGLSLDTRFPWRNGGWVPAGVALVLGVVGAFIILALK; from the coding sequence ATGAAACTCCCCACCGACCGTGCCCGACACTCGACGGGTCCCGAGGCGGGCGGCGCAGCCGTCACGGTCGGCGCGGCCGACGCGGGCGTGCTGCTGCTCCGGCTGGCCGTCGGACTGATCCTGGCGGGGCACGGGGCCCAGAAGCTGTTCGGCTGGTTCGGCGGCCCCGGCCTGGAGGCAACGGGCAAGGGGTTCTCCCAGCTCGGCTGGGATCCCGGCGTCTTCTTCGCCGGCCTGGCCGGCGTCTCCGAGTTCCTGGGCGGCCTGGGACTGGCCGCCGGTCTGCTCACCCCGCTCTCCGCGGCCGCCTGCGTCGGGGTCATGGTCAACGCGATGGCGGTCGCCCCCGACATCGACCTGTGGTCCGCCGCCGGCACCGCCTTCGCCTACCCGATGCTCCTCGCCGTCGGCGCGCTCACCGTCGCCGCCGTCGGACCGCTCGGGCTCTCGCTCGACACGCGCTTCCCGTGGCGGAACGGCGGCTGGGTCCCCGCGGGCGTCGCCCTGGTCCTGGGGGTCGTCGGGGCGTTCATCATCCTGGCACTGAAGTAG